From the genome of Deinococcus sp. AJ005, one region includes:
- the tdh gene encoding L-threonine 3-dehydrogenase translates to MRALSKLKPEPGLWLTRTNVPVPGPNDLLIRIKKSSICGTDVHIYNWDDWAQRTVPTPMVVGHEYVGVVAGMGSEVRGFQIGDRVSGEGHITCGHCRNCRAGRRHLCRNTQGVGVQRPGSFAEYLVLPAFNAFKLPDDISDDLAAIFDPFGNAVHTALKFDLVGEDVLITGAGPIGVMAAAVARHVGARNVVITDVNEYRLGLAREMGVTRAVNVAREDLWTVAQNELHMTEGFDVGLEMSGSGAAFAQMVKLMNHGGKIALLGIPAGRVDIDWDSVIFKMLTVQGIYGREMFETWYKMVALIQSGLDLTPVITHHFGISDFQQGFDAMLGGQSGKVILDWEG, encoded by the coding sequence ATGCGCGCCCTGAGCAAACTGAAACCTGAACCCGGCCTCTGGCTGACCCGGACAAACGTGCCCGTCCCTGGCCCCAACGATCTATTGATCCGCATTAAAAAGAGCAGTATCTGCGGCACCGACGTGCATATCTACAACTGGGACGACTGGGCGCAGCGCACGGTGCCCACGCCGATGGTGGTGGGCCACGAATACGTGGGTGTGGTGGCCGGAATGGGGTCCGAGGTGAGGGGCTTCCAGATTGGTGACCGGGTCAGCGGCGAGGGGCACATCACCTGCGGGCATTGCCGCAACTGCCGCGCGGGCCGCCGCCATCTGTGCCGCAATACCCAGGGCGTGGGCGTGCAGCGTCCCGGCTCGTTCGCTGAATATCTGGTGCTGCCGGCCTTCAACGCCTTTAAGCTCCCAGACGACATCTCCGACGATCTGGCCGCCATCTTCGATCCCTTCGGCAACGCCGTTCACACCGCCCTGAAATTCGATCTGGTGGGCGAGGACGTGCTGATCACCGGCGCGGGGCCGATTGGCGTGATGGCCGCCGCTGTCGCCCGGCATGTCGGGGCGCGGAACGTGGTGATTACCGATGTCAACGAGTACCGTCTGGGTCTGGCCCGCGAGATGGGCGTGACCCGCGCCGTCAACGTGGCCCGTGAGGACCTGTGGACCGTCGCGCAGAACGAGTTGCATATGACCGAGGGCTTCGACGTGGGCCTGGAAATGAGCGGCTCTGGTGCGGCCTTCGCCCAGATGGTGAAGTTGATGAACCACGGTGGCAAGATCGCCCTGCTGGGCATCCCCGCCGGGCGTGTGGACATCGACTGGGACAGCGTGATCTTCAAGATGCTGACGGTGCAGGGCATCTATGGCCGCGAGATGTTCGAGACCTGGTACAAGATGGTGGCCCTGATCCAGTCCGGCCTCGATCTGACCCCGGTCATCACCCACCACTTCGGCATTTCTGACTTCCAGCAGGGCTTCGACGCGATGCTGGGCGGCCAGAGTGGGAAGGTCATTCTGGACTGGGAGGGCTGA
- the trpS gene encoding tryptophan--tRNA ligase, translated as MNPHTPRQRILTGDRPTGPLHIGHLAGSLRNRVALQHDYETFVLLADVQALTDNFENPQKVRDNVLEVALDYLAVGLDPEICTFVIQSQLPEIAELTVFYLNLVTVSHLRQNPTVKAEIAQKGYGESVPAGFFVYPVSQAADITAFGAHLVPVCEDQLPMIEQTREIVRRFNHLYAPVLIEPQALVGQAARLPGLDGGGKMSKSLNNAIFLSDSADIVAQKVRGMYTDPGHLRAEDPGRVEGNPVFAYLDAFDTDHAGLEAMKDHYRRGGLGDVKVKRHLIDVLEAALAPIRQRRAHFALDMPHVQEVVRVGTGKGREVAAGTMKAVREAMELDYF; from the coding sequence ATGAACCCACACACGCCCAGACAACGCATCCTGACCGGAGACCGCCCTACTGGTCCGCTGCACATCGGCCACCTGGCCGGATCGCTCCGTAACCGCGTGGCCCTGCAACACGACTATGAAACCTTCGTGCTGCTGGCCGATGTGCAGGCGTTGACCGATAACTTCGAGAACCCGCAGAAGGTCCGCGACAACGTGCTGGAGGTGGCGCTGGATTATCTGGCCGTGGGACTGGACCCAGAAATCTGCACCTTCGTGATCCAGTCCCAGCTTCCCGAAATCGCCGAGCTGACGGTCTTTTACCTGAATCTGGTCACCGTCTCCCATCTGCGCCAGAACCCCACCGTCAAGGCTGAGATCGCACAGAAGGGGTACGGCGAATCGGTGCCCGCCGGATTCTTCGTCTACCCGGTGTCGCAGGCCGCCGATATCACCGCGTTCGGCGCGCATCTGGTCCCGGTGTGCGAGGACCAGTTGCCCATGATCGAGCAGACCCGCGAGATCGTGCGGCGCTTCAATCATCTGTACGCACCCGTGCTCATCGAGCCACAGGCACTGGTGGGTCAGGCCGCACGGCTACCCGGTCTGGACGGCGGCGGCAAGATGAGCAAGTCGCTGAACAACGCCATCTTCCTGTCTGACAGCGCCGATATCGTGGCCCAAAAAGTGCGTGGCATGTACACCGATCCCGGTCACCTGCGTGCTGAGGACCCCGGACGGGTGGAGGGCAACCCAGTGTTCGCCTATCTGGACGCCTTCGACACCGATCACGCGGGCCTGGAGGCCATGAAGGATCATTACCGCCGGGGTGGGCTGGGCGACGTGAAGGTCAAACGCCATTTAATTGATGTGCTGGAGGCGGCACTCGCCCCCATCCGCCAGCGCCGCGCCCACTTTGCCCTCGACATGCCGCATGTGCAGGAGGTGGTCCGTGTAGGCACGGGCAAGGGGCGTGAAGTGGCGGCTGGGACGATGAAAGCCGTGAGGGAAGCGATGGAGCTGGATTACTTCTGA
- a CDS encoding pyroglutamyl-peptidase I yields MPTLLLTGFEPFHTHPDNPSARAAAALDGLELGHMRVVSALLPVEPHSAGKALEALLERHQPSAVLLTGLAAGRPQVTLERVALNVMDFNIPDNAGNTYRDAPAHAHADAPPAYLSTLPLRPILSAWQAAGIPGHISNTAGLYVCNFVMYHARHWLTQRGLSDVPCGFLHLPANPAVALAVPEDRPLLPYLPQEEITRAVRVAAQVLGEGSRTQK; encoded by the coding sequence ATGCCCACGTTGCTCCTGACCGGATTCGAGCCGTTCCACACGCATCCCGACAATCCCAGTGCGCGGGCGGCGGCAGCACTGGACGGGCTGGAGCTGGGGCACATGCGCGTCGTCTCGGCCCTGCTTCCAGTGGAACCGCACTCGGCGGGCAAGGCGCTGGAGGCGTTGCTGGAGCGGCATCAGCCCAGCGCGGTATTGCTGACCGGACTGGCGGCGGGCCGTCCCCAGGTCACGCTGGAACGGGTGGCGCTGAATGTCATGGACTTCAACATTCCAGACAACGCGGGCAACACCTACCGCGACGCGCCCGCCCATGCCCATGCGGACGCGCCACCGGCCTACCTGTCCACACTGCCCCTGCGCCCGATTCTCAGCGCGTGGCAGGCGGCGGGTATACCCGGCCACATCAGCAACACGGCGGGGCTGTACGTCTGCAATTTCGTGATGTACCACGCCCGGCACTGGCTGACGCAGAGGGGCCTAAGTGACGTGCCGTGTGGCTTTCTGCACCTGCCCGCCAACCCAGCCGTGGCCCTGGCGGTACCGGAAGACCGCCCACTCCTCCCCTATCTGCCGCAGGAGGAGATCACGCGGGCGGTGCGGGTGGCAGCGCAGGTTCTGGGAGAAGGTTCCCGCACTCAGAAGTAA
- a CDS encoding putative quinol monooxygenase — protein MTIIAVHAVITPKPEHVEDVLSEMLGMVQGSRQEPGCLRYDLLRQDDAGTVRLHVQERYRDMDAVQAHRDSAHYRAYRAKAGDWFQEAPVVTVLQEVDVA, from the coding sequence ATGACCATCATTGCCGTCCATGCTGTCATCACCCCCAAACCCGAACACGTTGAAGACGTGCTGAGCGAGATGCTGGGCATGGTCCAGGGCAGCCGCCAGGAACCCGGTTGCCTGCGTTATGACCTGCTGCGGCAGGACGATGCCGGAACCGTGCGCCTGCATGTGCAGGAGCGCTACCGCGACATGGACGCCGTGCAGGCCCACCGCGACTCGGCGCATTACAGGGCTTATCGTGCCAAGGCCGGGGACTGGTTTCAGGAAGCCCCGGTGGTGACGGTGCTGCAAGAGGTAGACGTGGCCTGA
- a CDS encoding DNA-formamidopyrimidine glycosylase, with protein MPELPEVETTRRKIEPLLRGRVIANVEHDAPHKYRDTHLAVGRRVQGLSRRGKYLMLQLAAADATEADPHDLEFIVHLGMTGGFRLEPGAHTRVTLTTEDGEQLFFNDPRRFGKMAVVRPGEYAGMPTLAAMGPEPLSDDFTEADFVKLAREAGAVKPWLLSQKPVSGVGNIYADESLWQAQIHPAQTRLTSAEGKKLYTAIREVMAKAVEAGGSSLGNGVGNYRQHDGVSGLFQLEHHVYGKGGQPCPRCGTDIAKIVLAQRGTHFCPKCQTLKERSTGLSVKGFKG; from the coding sequence ATGCCAGAGCTGCCGGAAGTCGAGACCACGCGCCGCAAGATCGAGCCACTGTTGCGCGGGCGCGTCATTGCGAATGTCGAACACGACGCGCCGCACAAGTACCGTGACACCCATCTGGCGGTAGGAAGGCGGGTGCAGGGGCTGTCCCGGCGCGGCAAATACCTGATGCTGCAACTCGCGGCGGCTGACGCAACAGAGGCAGACCCCCACGATCTGGAATTCATCGTCCACCTGGGCATGACTGGGGGCTTTCGGCTGGAGCCGGGGGCACACACCCGCGTCACGCTGACCACCGAGGACGGCGAGCAACTGTTCTTCAATGACCCGCGCCGCTTCGGGAAAATGGCCGTGGTGCGCCCAGGTGAATACGCGGGGATGCCCACCCTGGCCGCGATGGGACCGGAACCTCTCTCGGACGATTTCACCGAGGCCGATTTCGTGAAGCTGGCGCGTGAGGCGGGCGCGGTCAAGCCGTGGCTCCTGTCCCAGAAGCCGGTCAGCGGCGTGGGCAACATTTATGCCGACGAAAGCCTGTGGCAGGCCCAGATTCACCCTGCCCAGACGCGCCTGACCTCTGCCGAGGGCAAGAAGCTCTACACGGCCATCCGCGAGGTCATGGCAAAGGCGGTGGAGGCGGGCGGCAGCAGCCTGGGCAACGGCGTGGGCAATTACCGCCAGCACGACGGCGTGAGCGGCCTCTTTCAGCTCGAACACCACGTCTACGGCAAAGGCGGTCAACCCTGCCCCCGCTGCGGCACCGACATTGCAAAGATCGTGCTGGCCCAGCGTGGAACGCATTTCTGCCCGAAGTGCCAGACGCTCAAAGAGCGGTCTACGGGTCTGAGTGTCAAAGGGTTTAAGGGCTAA
- the pdxH gene encoding pyridoxamine 5'-phosphate oxidase, protein MTDLTSLRISYTRDALRRADLKPDPLTQFKGWFDAAQQAELPEPYALSLATADASGRPSVRTVLLRGAESGALTFYTNFESHKGYDLAANPQAELLFYWAELERQVRAYGSIDRVPDAEADDYFHVRPRDSQLAAHASDPQSAPIENREALEAKFAALNERFPEGQPVPRPDFWGGYRVTVQEWEFWQGRPNRMHDRFRYSRQDDGWQIERLMP, encoded by the coding sequence ATGACCGATCTCACTTCCCTGCGAATCTCCTATACCCGCGATGCGCTGCGGCGGGCTGACCTGAAGCCTGACCCTCTGACGCAGTTCAAAGGCTGGTTCGATGCCGCACAGCAGGCCGAGTTGCCTGAACCCTACGCCCTCTCCCTGGCGACGGCAGACGCCTCGGGGCGGCCCAGCGTCCGCACGGTATTACTGCGCGGCGCGGAATCTGGTGCGTTGACCTTCTATACCAATTTCGAGTCCCACAAGGGCTACGATCTGGCTGCCAACCCGCAGGCCGAACTGCTGTTCTACTGGGCCGAACTGGAGCGGCAGGTCCGCGCATACGGCTCCATAGACCGCGTGCCGGACGCCGAGGCCGATGATTATTTCCACGTCCGCCCACGCGACAGCCAACTGGCCGCCCACGCCAGCGATCCGCAGAGTGCGCCGATTGAAAACCGTGAGGCGCTGGAGGCCAAATTTGCTGCCCTGAACGAACGTTTCCCCGAAGGCCAGCCTGTTCCTCGCCCGGACTTCTGGGGCGGCTACCGCGTGACCGTGCAGGAGTGGGAATTCTGGCAGGGCCGCCCCAACCGTATGCATGACCGCTTCCGCTACAGCAGGCAGGACGACGGCTGGCAGATCGAACGTCTGATGCCCTGA
- the secA gene encoding preprotein translocase subunit SecA, giving the protein MFRVLNKLFDNNQRDVQQIVKTIVQPVNALEEEMMGVEDLPAAFGELRRRVQEGGESLDDVIIPAFALIREAGRRSIGKRHYDVQLIGGYALHKGRIAEMRTGEGKTLVATLALALNSLEGRGCHLVTVNDYLARVGADEMGLLYRTLGLTVGLASRELQPAQKQAAYACDITYVTNSELGFDYLRDNMAQSREALSLRAEHPLNFAIVDEVDSILIDEARTPLIISGAAEKATDLYYVYAKLIRRLQKGEPAVPGERAEATGDYTIDEKTKQVHMNESGIAKIERLLSIPDLFSPENMDKAHMITQAVRAHELYKREKDYIVNAEGEVIIIDEFTGRSMPGRRYGEGLHQAIEAKEGVKIENENQTLATITYQNFFRLYNKFSGMTGTAKTEEKEFLDIYGSDVLVIPTNRDVIRKDSEDLVYRSKLGKYNAVVEEVKEMHATGRPVLIGTASIVTSEQLSELLTAAGVKHSVLNAKFEAQEASIIAQAGRSNTVTIATNMAGRGTDIKLGGDAESIIGASIEQSLGLGRYVPEVEAFITALSRKDPQIVEIGMRIPGMTEEFIGQAQQLHSETVADHERVQQVGGLHIIGTERHESRRIDNQLRGRAGRQGDPGSSRFYVSFEDDLMRLFANERVVAMMDRLGMDDTQPIEAKMVTGAIEKAQARVEDRNFSTRKQLLEFDNVMSKQRDTVYAQRREVLLGPDEAVEESTEGMIADFVDMQLATYLPIEANADSWDIEGLQAAILDAVPQMEGFDFEGLRAMSPADAQNALLSAVADRFDARKDELSPTMLNSLSRYVLLQTVDQHWKEHLHGMDVLRQGIGLRGYGQRDPFTEYKFEATNMFNEMIDNLKTDVTKFVFRMQFGQTG; this is encoded by the coding sequence ATGTTCCGTGTCCTCAATAAACTATTCGATAACAACCAACGCGACGTGCAGCAGATCGTGAAAACCATCGTGCAGCCGGTCAACGCGCTGGAAGAAGAGATGATGGGGGTGGAAGATCTTCCCGCCGCCTTCGGTGAACTGCGCCGCCGCGTGCAGGAGGGAGGCGAGTCCCTGGACGATGTGATCATCCCCGCCTTCGCCCTGATCCGTGAGGCCGGACGCCGCTCCATCGGCAAGCGGCATTACGACGTGCAACTGATCGGCGGCTACGCCCTGCACAAGGGCCGCATTGCGGAGATGCGGACCGGCGAGGGCAAGACGCTGGTGGCGACGCTGGCGCTGGCGCTGAACTCGCTGGAAGGGCGCGGCTGCCATCTGGTCACGGTCAACGACTATCTGGCACGCGTGGGCGCGGACGAGATGGGACTGCTGTACCGCACCCTGGGCCTGACCGTGGGGCTGGCCAGCCGCGAACTGCAACCCGCGCAGAAGCAGGCCGCCTACGCCTGCGATATCACCTACGTGACCAACTCCGAGCTGGGCTTCGATTACCTGCGAGACAACATGGCCCAGAGCCGTGAGGCCCTGTCCCTGCGCGCCGAACACCCGCTGAACTTCGCCATCGTGGATGAGGTAGACAGCATTCTGATCGACGAGGCCCGTACGCCACTGATCATCTCGGGGGCAGCAGAAAAGGCCACCGACCTGTATTACGTGTACGCCAAGCTGATCCGGCGGCTCCAGAAGGGCGAGCCTGCCGTCCCCGGTGAACGTGCCGAGGCCACAGGCGATTACACCATCGACGAGAAGACCAAACAGGTCCACATGAACGAGAGCGGTATCGCCAAGATCGAGCGGCTGCTGAGCATCCCGGACCTGTTCAGCCCGGAAAATATGGACAAGGCACACATGATCACCCAGGCGGTGCGCGCCCACGAGCTGTACAAGCGCGAGAAGGATTACATCGTCAACGCCGAGGGCGAGGTCATCATCATTGACGAGTTCACCGGGCGCAGCATGCCAGGCCGCCGCTACGGCGAGGGCCTGCATCAAGCGATTGAGGCCAAGGAAGGCGTCAAGATCGAGAACGAGAACCAGACGCTGGCCACCATCACCTACCAGAATTTCTTTCGCCTGTACAACAAATTTTCCGGCATGACCGGCACCGCCAAGACCGAGGAAAAGGAATTCCTGGACATCTACGGCTCCGACGTGCTGGTGATCCCCACCAACCGCGACGTGATCCGCAAGGATTCGGAAGATCTGGTGTACCGCAGCAAACTGGGCAAGTACAACGCGGTGGTGGAAGAGGTCAAGGAGATGCACGCCACGGGCCGCCCAGTGCTGATCGGCACCGCCAGCATCGTGACCAGCGAGCAGCTCAGCGAACTGCTGACGGCGGCAGGCGTGAAGCACAGCGTCCTGAATGCCAAATTCGAGGCGCAGGAGGCCAGCATCATCGCGCAGGCCGGGCGCAGCAACACGGTCACGATTGCCACCAACATGGCTGGGCGCGGCACCGACATCAAGCTGGGCGGCGACGCCGAATCGATCATTGGGGCCAGCATTGAACAGAGTCTGGGTCTGGGCCGCTACGTGCCGGAAGTCGAGGCGTTCATCACGGCGCTGAGCCGCAAAGATCCCCAGATCGTGGAAATCGGCATGCGGATTCCTGGCATGACCGAGGAGTTTATAGGGCAGGCCCAGCAGCTCCATTCGGAAACGGTGGCAGACCACGAGCGCGTGCAGCAGGTGGGCGGCCTGCACATCATCGGCACCGAACGCCACGAGTCGCGCCGCATCGACAACCAGTTGCGTGGACGCGCCGGGCGACAGGGCGATCCTGGCAGCAGCCGCTTCTACGTGTCGTTCGAGGACGACCTGATGCGCCTGTTTGCCAACGAGCGCGTGGTGGCCATGATGGACCGCCTGGGTATGGACGACACCCAGCCCATCGAGGCCAAGATGGTCACGGGCGCAATCGAGAAGGCACAGGCCCGCGTGGAAGACCGCAACTTCAGCACGCGCAAGCAACTGCTGGAATTCGACAACGTGATGAGCAAGCAGCGCGACACCGTGTACGCCCAGCGCCGTGAAGTGCTGCTGGGGCCAGACGAGGCCGTCGAGGAATCCACCGAGGGCATGATCGCCGATTTCGTGGACATGCAGCTCGCCACCTACCTGCCCATTGAGGCCAATGCCGATTCCTGGGATATCGAGGGCTTGCAGGCCGCCATTCTGGACGCCGTGCCGCAGATGGAGGGCTTTGACTTCGAGGGTCTGCGCGCCATGTCCCCCGCCGACGCGCAGAACGCCCTGCTGAGCGCGGTGGCCGACAGATTCGACGCCCGCAAGGACGAGCTGAGTCCCACCATGCTCAACAGCCTGTCGCGCTACGTGCTGCTGCAAACGGTAGACCAGCACTGGAAGGAACATCTGCACGGCATGGATGTGCTGCGCCAGGGCATCGGCCTGCGCGGCTACGGCCAGCGCGATCCCTTCACCGAATACAAGTTCGAGGCCACCAATATGTTCAACGAGATGATTGACAACCTGAAAACGGACGTGACCAAGTTCGTGTTCAGGATGCAGTTCGGTCAGACCGGGTAA
- a CDS encoding TrmB family transcriptional regulator, with amino-acid sequence MSAVIHLQALGLTEYEARAYTALLALGRAVPARVARQAGIPRPKIYETLERLEGRGLAAKMGQNPLEYAPLSAREYLARARRSFDDRLGALDRDLSRLAPDPAPEAVYHLYGEAAIRSLCEDLTLNARRSLFMAGETSFAQDLERLTPRGVELRRTHLTGLPSVAAEGQRAFLLARDGEAALIAHFIDEDGVGQAHGVHTHNPVIIHLIEGYVNLASRQTASG; translated from the coding sequence ATGAGCGCCGTGATTCATCTGCAAGCGCTGGGCCTGACCGAGTACGAGGCCCGCGCGTATACCGCATTGCTGGCGCTGGGCCGCGCCGTCCCCGCCCGTGTGGCGCGGCAGGCCGGGATTCCCAGACCCAAGATCTACGAGACGCTGGAACGGCTGGAGGGCCGTGGACTGGCCGCCAAGATGGGCCAGAACCCGCTGGAATACGCGCCGTTGAGTGCCCGCGAGTATCTGGCCCGCGCGCGGCGCAGTTTCGATGACCGACTGGGCGCTCTGGACCGGGACCTGTCGCGCCTGGCCCCCGATCCGGCCCCGGAAGCCGTGTATCACCTGTACGGCGAGGCCGCTATCCGCAGCCTGTGCGAGGACCTGACCCTGAACGCCCGGCGCAGCCTGTTCATGGCCGGAGAAACCAGCTTCGCGCAGGACCTGGAACGCCTGACCCCACGCGGCGTGGAACTGCGCCGCACCCACCTGACGGGCCTGCCCAGCGTCGCCGCCGAGGGCCAGCGCGCCTTTCTGCTCGCCCGCGACGGCGAGGCCGCCCTGATCGCCCATTTCATCGATGAGGACGGCGTGGGACAGGCGCACGGCGTCCACACCCATAACCCGGTGATCATCCACCTGATCGAGGGGTACGTGAATCTGGCGTCCCGGCAAACGGCGTCCGGCTAG
- a CDS encoding class I SAM-dependent rRNA methyltransferase, which produces MKKSASVTLEPAAVRRIAGRYPFGHSGDIADADAGIAPGEVVDVKGPGGKVIARGYFNPDGATPLRLLTWEREEVDLKFYRARVKAALKRREGRILNTNAVRAVYAEADGLPGVVADKFGDVLAVQLRNAGAERHRDLILKALKEVTGAGSAYERSDTGERRREGLGMVAGPLWGEVPERVEFHEDDLTLHFAPMDAQKTGFFLDQRDNRRLMRSLVRPGAGFLDVYSYTGGFSLHAAKAGAKSVAVDKDQVALAALEGAARGNGVNVNVSVRWGDALEVLAALEREKRTFGAAVLDPPTLAKRRDDVPRAKRIFTDGAAHALRMLENGGHLMISTCAHYIRVDDLLDAARVAAAEADCDAEVVAVTYQPADHPHLLSVPESLYLKSILLRKQA; this is translated from the coding sequence ATGAAGAAGTCCGCCTCCGTCACTCTTGAGCCTGCCGCCGTCCGGCGCATCGCGGGCCGCTACCCCTTTGGACATTCCGGCGACATTGCCGACGCCGACGCCGGAATCGCGCCAGGCGAGGTTGTGGACGTGAAAGGCCCCGGCGGCAAGGTCATTGCGCGCGGCTATTTCAACCCAGACGGCGCGACGCCGTTGCGCCTGCTGACCTGGGAACGGGAGGAAGTGGATCTCAAGTTCTACCGCGCCCGCGTCAAGGCCGCCCTCAAACGCCGCGAGGGCCGCATCCTGAACACCAACGCCGTACGGGCTGTCTATGCCGAGGCCGATGGGCTGCCGGGAGTGGTGGCCGATAAGTTTGGCGATGTGCTGGCCGTGCAGCTCCGCAACGCGGGGGCCGAGCGTCACCGTGACCTGATCCTTAAGGCGCTCAAGGAGGTCACCGGGGCTGGCAGCGCCTACGAGCGCAGCGACACGGGCGAACGCCGCCGCGAGGGGCTGGGCATGGTGGCCGGGCCGCTGTGGGGTGAGGTGCCTGAGCGCGTGGAATTTCACGAGGATGACCTGACCCTGCACTTCGCGCCAATGGACGCGCAAAAGACCGGCTTCTTTCTGGACCAGCGCGACAACCGCCGCCTGATGCGCTCCCTGGTGCGGCCCGGCGCGGGCTTTCTGGACGTGTACTCGTACACCGGGGGCTTCAGCCTGCACGCGGCCAAAGCGGGTGCCAAAAGTGTGGCCGTGGACAAGGATCAGGTGGCCCTGGCCGCACTGGAAGGGGCGGCGCGCGGGAACGGCGTGAACGTCAATGTGAGTGTGCGCTGGGGCGACGCGCTGGAAGTGCTGGCTGCCCTGGAACGCGAGAAACGCACCTTCGGGGCCGCCGTGCTGGACCCCCCCACCCTCGCCAAGCGCCGCGACGACGTGCCGCGTGCCAAACGCATCTTCACGGACGGCGCGGCCCACGCCCTGCGGATGCTGGAAAACGGCGGCCACCTGATGATCAGCACCTGCGCCCATTACATCCGGGTGGATGACCTGCTGGACGCCGCCCGCGTGGCCGCTGCCGAGGCCGACTGCGACGCCGAGGTGGTGGCCGTGACCTACCAGCCCGCCGATCACCCGCATCTGCTGAGCGTGCCCGAGAGCCTGTACCTCAAGAGCATCCTGCTGAGAAAGCAAGCGTGA